CGGCAGCGCTCGCACCGTTTCTTCCTTGCCGCCATTGCAGTGCATGAGCACCAGCGCCATATTATCTTTGAGATGTCCAGCCGCCCGCCGGTCGATATAATCAATCTGCTGCTCTGCCGAAGGTTGTTCCGGTGTAGCATCTTCCGTGAGCACATTCCAGTCGTGTTCCACGTAACCCAAGAGATTCAGATGCTTATAATAATCGTCTGCAAACATGCCAACCGTGCCGCCCGGCGCGCGGATGATAAAGGGCCGCATGCCAATGACCTTAAAGACAGCCTCGTCGGTCTGCTCCATCTCCTCCACAAAACTTTCCTTATTGGCGTAGAGTCGCTCATAATCGTGGTCGTAACTGTGATTGCCAATGGCATGACCCTCGGTAAAAATCCGCTTTAACACCGCAGGGTTCTTTTCCACCATGCCGCCTAACACATAGAATGTCGCATGAACCCCCTTAGCCTTGAGCACATCTAAAATGGCCGGGGTATTCACATCATCGGGGCCATCATCAAAGGTCAGGTAAGCCACCTTCTCTGCCGTATAGCGCGGCAGCGCCGGCAGCATGGTGGGCAGCCCCTTGGCCAGCCGCTGTT
The Selenomonas ruminantium AC2024 DNA segment above includes these coding regions:
- a CDS encoding polysaccharide deacetylase family protein, producing the protein MKRDKFAKVIGVLAVLVIFGGMAGAAWHAKVRATEQPQEVEAEPGVESAAYTLAKGDYSNLTYDNISVDRPVYDRYTLKQRLAKGLPTMLPALPRYTAEKVAYLTFDDGPDDVNTPAILDVLKAKGVHATFYVLGGMVEKNPAVLKRIFTEGHAIGNHSYDHDYERLYANKESFVEEMEQTDEAVFKVIGMRPFIIRAPGGTVGMFADDYYKHLNLLGYVEHDWNVLTEDATPEQPSAEQQIDYIDRRAAGHLKDNMALVLMHCNGGKEETVRALPGIIDNLKAKGYRFGVVTPITPQPW